A genomic region of Thunnus albacares chromosome 2, fThuAlb1.1, whole genome shotgun sequence contains the following coding sequences:
- the LOC122997821 gene encoding mesoderm induction early response protein 3-like translates to MYDKNFHLIQKHKVTTRTVAECVAFYYMWKKSERFDFFVQQNRFGKKKYSSYPGVTDLMDRLVDEAEGLAVDSSSSVCSGAGGGGRLETTTDQQLSLLNSITASDLTALSNSVATVCSPAEVSCLDSYSFPPLESLHRGSLNHEESLGFPSNGADPDCLNMLDAGFYHSDLGQLGGVCVNKDCERPSKRLKMALPDSFINDVSVGNLGVDFEARRKTTHHHRITGAKMAVSVTDFGSLAGSGEPNGFLGGHARHHTQHTAALQSE, encoded by the exons ATGTATGACAAGAACTTTCACctcatacagaaacacaaa GTCACAACGCGAACTGTAGCAGAATGTGTGGCTTTTTACTACATGTGGAAAAAGTCGGAGCGCTTCGACTTCTTCGTGCAGCAGAATCGGTTCGGGAAGAAAAAGTACAGCAGCTATCCTGGCGTAAC TGACCTGATGGACAGGCTGGTGGATGAAGCAGAGGGACTGGCAGTGGACAGTTCTTCCTCTGTGTGCTCaggagcaggtggaggaggaCGGCTGGAGACCACCACAGACCAACAGCTCAGCCTGCTTAACTCCATCACTGCCAGCGATCTCACAG CTTTGAGTAACAGCGTAGCTACGGTGTGCAGCCCTGCAGAGGTCAGTTGCCTGGACTCCTACAGCTTTCCTCCCCTGGAAAGCCTCCATCGCGGGTCCTTGAATCACGAGGAATCCCTCGGGTTCCCTTCCAACGGTGCGGACCCTGACTGCCTAAACATGCTCGACGCAGGCTTCTACCACTCGGACCTGGGCCAGCTAGGAGGAGTCTGTGTCAACAAGGACTGTGAGCGGCCTTCAAAGAGACTCAAGATGGCGCTGCCTGACTCTTTTATCAACGACGTCTCCGTAGGTAACCTCGGAGTGGACTTTGAAGCGCGACGGAAAACGACGCACCACCACCGAATCACCGGCGCCAAAATGGCAGTGTCTGTCACAGACTTTGGGAGCTTGGCTGGCAGCGGTGAGCCCAACGGCTTTCTGGGAGGACATGCGCGGCaccacacacagcacactgcAGCACTTCAGTCAGAGTGa
- the LOC122997792 gene encoding uncharacterized protein LOC122997792: MDVENLDDLMNCDDIWEDEEFTLPRPLSAISEESATSYASSSCSLSGESISTYTTWGSRTDSEISEVITPSYEDEEDETEIESSSRLSIRSEESTRPVSSAVSSRQARDSHYEVLRALPSGPAGHDGYPVFTQDDKKAAAANLQLAGEVIDQVNSVLSMTIQPSMDGGSFSVTTAASCQVSDDKTAKKALEGAMVTMKSFITGRGTTVKRRIQTQNGFHSHNKEEALARQFNHKMKRSLWRKKRIHPAPEEHLVKAGMSGSTDLTSRGIGGWLSGPLELVDYVEDEDVAPEDIVSSLSSTSFIKPDHQVVEITTDESTDETRTSSQSSDFGDEDEEEETFSQISVDQSQPASKCLSNNQDYVAETKASKSKGLFSLFRSIFSKKKKIKNEEQNKRASTEKQTKQRPVLMRLLHSSSTSSHCLTD, encoded by the exons ATGGATGTTGAAAATCTTGATGATCTGATGAATTGTGACGACATTTGGGAGGACGAAGAGTTCACCCTCCCTCGTCCCCTGTCAGCCATCAGTGAGGAGAGTGCAACATCATACGCCTCCTCATCGTGTTCACTCAGTGGGGAGAGCATATCAACATATACCACTTGGGGTTCCCGCACTGACTCTGAAATCTCAGAAGTGATCACACCATCTTatgaagatgaggaagatgagaCTGAGATAGAGTCAAGCTCCAGACTGTCCATCAGGTCAGAAGAGAGCACAAGGCCTGTCTCCAGCGCTGTCTCAAGTCGCCAGGCCAGAGACTCTCATTATGAGGTTCTGAGGGCTTTGCCTTCAGGACCTGCAGGACATGATGGATATCCTGTATTCACACAGGACgacaaaaaagcagcagcagcaaacttGCAACTAGCTGGAGAGGTCATTGATCAGGTCAACTCTGTCCTATCCATGACCATACAACCCTCTATGGATGGAGGATCCTTCAGCGTCACTACTGCTGCCAGCTGCCAGGTGTCAGACGACAAAACAGCCAAGAAGGCTTTGGAGGGAGCCATGGTAACCATGAAATCTTTCATCACAGGACGAGGCACTACAGTGAAGAGAAGGATTCAGACACAGAATGGTTTCCATTCTCACAATAAAGAGGAGGCACTGGCAAGACAATTTAACCACAAGATGAAGAGGTCACTATGGCGGAAGAAGAGGATTCACCCAGCTCCAGAGGAACATTTGGTTAAGGCAGGCATGTCAGGCAGCACTGACTTGACATCTAGAGGCATAGGAGGATGGTTGTCCGGTCCGCTAGAGTTGGTGGACTATGTGGAGGACGAGGACGTGGCACCAGAAGACattgtttcatctctgtcttcTACTAGCTTTATTAAACCAGATCATCAGGTGGTTGAAATTACGACTGATGAGTCCACAGATGAGACGAGAACTTCTTCTCAGTCCAGTGACTTTGGcgatgaagatgaggaagaggaaaccTTTAGCCAGATCTCTGTGGACCAGTCTCAGCCTGCGTCCAAGTGTCTGAGCAACAACCAAGATTATGTGGCGGAGACCAAGGCTAGTAAGAGCAAAGGGCTCTTCAGCCTCTTCCGCAGCATCTTCTCAAAG aagaagaagataaagaACGAGGAGCAGAACAAGAGGGCTTCTACTGAGAAACAAACTAAACAGCGTCCTGTGTTGATGCGGCTGTTGCACTCCAGTTCAACAAGCAGCCATTGCCTTACAGATTAA